In Elephas maximus indicus isolate mEleMax1 chromosome 7, mEleMax1 primary haplotype, whole genome shotgun sequence, the following proteins share a genomic window:
- the NLRP6 gene encoding NACHT, LRR and PYD domains-containing protein 6, with protein MPGPAVGGGVLRPPLNAEHNAWPEATCGGGGWVHMLTLPACPSPGQRAAAARELLLAAFEDLSQEQLKRFRHKLRNAPEGSRGIPWGRLEGADAIDLVERLVEFYGPEPALEVAHKALKRSDVRDVAARLKEQRLQQLGPGPSAQLSVSEYKKKYRQHVLQLHAKVKERNARSVKITKRFTKLLIAPESPDPEDETLGLAEEPEPRRARRSDTDTFNRLFSRDEEGGRPLTVVLQGPAGIGKTMAAKKILYDWAAGKLYHGQVDFAFFLPCRELLERQGDSSLADLILDQCPDRGAPVRQILAHPERLLFILDGADELFAQGSAEAAPCADPFEATSGAQVLGALLSKALLPEARLLVTTRAAPPGGLHRHLRSPQCAEVRGFSAKDKKKFFYKFFRDERRAERAYRFVKENETLFALCFVPFVCWIVCSVLRQQLKSSQDLSRTSKTTTSVYLLFIVSLLGSAPPANGAYVQGELRKLCRLAREGVLGRRAQFAEKDLERLELSDSVVQTLFLNKKEMVGVLEAEVTYQFVDQSFQEFFAALSYLLEEEGAPEAPAGGVGALLRRDAELRGHLTLTTRFLFGLLSTERMRDIERHFGCLVSERVKQDALLWVQGQGRSTAAPEGTEGTEGLEASEEPEEEEYEELNHPLELLYCLYETQEDAFVRQALRGLPELALERVCFSRMDLAVLSYCVQCCPEGQALRLLRCQLSVLQEKKKKRSLVKRLQGSLGSRNSGASSRQPPASPLRALCEAMNDQHCGLSRLTLSHCKLPDMVCRDLAEALRAAPALTELGLLHNSLSEVGLRVLCEGLAWPRCRVQTLRVQQPGLQEALQYLIGLLRQSLVLTTLDLSGCQLPGPTVTYLCSTLQQPRCSLKALSLASVELSEYSLQELQAVKMAKPDLVITHPGLEDKPEPLEGVSSAL; from the exons ATGCCTGGACCAGCGGTGGGTGGGGGTGTTCTGAGGCCTCCCCTCAATGCAGAGCACAACGCCTGGCCTGAGGCTACCtgcgggggtgggggatgggtgcACATGCTGACCCTGCCCGCCTGTCCCAGCCCAGGGCAACGCGCTGCAGCAGCGCGAGAGCTGCTCCTGGCCGCATTTGAGGACCTAAGTCAGGAGCAGCTGAAGCGCTTCCGCCACAAGCTGCGGAATGCGCCCGAAGGCAGCCGCGGCATCCCGTGGGGGCGGCTAGAGGGCGCTGATGCCATAGACCTGGTAGAGCGATTGGTGGAGTTCTATGGGCCAGAGCCCGCGCTGGAAGTGGCCCACAAGGCGCTGAAGAGGTCGGATGTGCGTGATGTGGCGGCGCGACTCAAGGAGCAGCGGTTGCAGC agctCGGGCCTGGCCCCTCGGCGCAGCTCTCAGTGTCAG AGTACAAGAAGAAATACCGCCAGCACGTGCTGCAGCTGCATGCCAAGGTGAAGGAGAGGAACGCCCGCTCCGTGAAGATCACCAAGCGCTTCACCAAGCTTCTCATCGCGCCTGAGAGCCCTGATCCGGAGGACGAGACGCTGGGTCTCGCGGAGGAACCGGAGCCCCGGCGCGCGCGGCGCTCAGACACTGACACCTTCAACCGTCTGTTCAGCCGGGATGAGGAGGGCGGGAGGCCACTGACCGTGGTGCTGCAGGGCCCAGCGGGCATTGGCAAGACCATGGCTGCCAAAAAGATCCTGTACGACTGGGCGGCTGGCAAGCTGTACCATGGCCAGGTGGACTTCGCCTTCTTCCTGCCGTGCCGCGAGCTTCTGGAGCGGCAGGGCGACAGCAGCTTGGCCGACCTGATCCTGGATCAGTGCCCCGACCGCGGCGCGCCCGTGCGCCAGATACTGGCGCATCCCGAGCGGCTACTCTTCATCCTGGACGGCGCTGACGAGCTATTTGCGCAGGGGTCCGCCGAAGCCGCGCCCTGCGCGGATCCCTTCGAGGCGACTAGCGGCGCGCAGGTGCTGGGCGCGCTGCTGAGCAAGGCTCTGCTGCCCGAGGCCCGCCTGCTGGTGACAACGCGCGCTGCCCCGCCCGGGGGGCTGCACCGCCACTTGCGCTCGCCGCAGTGCGCCGAGGTGCGCGGATTCTCGGCCAAAGACAAGAAGAAGTTCTTCTATAAGTTCTTCCGAGACGAGCGGAGGGCGGAGCGCGCCTACCGCTTCGTGAAGGAGAACGAGACGCTCTTCGCGCTGTGCTTCGTGCCCTTCGTGTGCTGGATCGTGTGCTCCGTGCTGCGCCAGCAGCTCAAGAGCAGCCAGGACCTGTCGCGCACTTCCAAGACCACCACATCTGTGTACCTGCTCTTCATCGTTAGCCTGCTGGGATCGGCGCCACCCGCCAACGGAGCCTACGTGCAGGGCGAGCTGCGTAAGCTGTGCCGCCTGGCCCGAGAGGGCGTCCTGGGGCGCCGGGCGCAGTTTGCAGAGAAGGACCTGGAACGACTGGAGCTGAGCGACTCGGTTGTGCAGACGCTGTTTCTCAACAAGAAGGAGATGGTCGGCGTGCTGGAGGCCGAGGTCACCTACCAGTTCGTCGACCAGAGCTTCCAGGAATTCTTCGCTGCGCTGTCCTACCTGCTGGAGGAGGAGGGGGCCCCCGAGGCGCCGGCCGGTGGCGTTGGTGCCCTCCTGCGCCGGGATGCAGAGTTGCGTGGCCACCTCACGCTCACCACGCGTTTCCTCTTCGGACTGCTGAGCACTGAGCGGATGCGCGACATTGAGCGCCACTTCGGCTGCTTGGTCTCGGAGCGCGTGAAGCAAGACGCGCTGCTGTGGGTGCAGGGTCAGGGCCGCTCCACGGCGGCGCCAGAGGGGACCGAGGGGACGGAGGGGCTCGAGGCGTCGGAGGAGCCAGAGGAGGAGGAGTATGAGGAGCTCAACCACCCGCTGGAGCTGCTGTACTGCCTGTATGAGACGCAGGAGGATGCGTTCGTGCGCCAGGCCCTGCGTGGCCTGCCGGAGCTGGCGCTGGAGCGAGTGTGCTTCAGCCGCATGGACCTCGCGGTCCTGAGCTACTGCGTGCAGTGCTGCCCCGAGGGACAGGCGCTGCGGCTGCTCAGGTGCCAGCTGAGTGTGCTgcaggagaagaagaagaagaggagccTGGTGAAGAGGCTGCAGGGCAGCCTGGGAAGCAG GAATTCCGGAGCCTCCTCAAGGCAACCACCAGCCTCCCCGCTTCGTGCACTCTGTGAGGCCATGAATGACCAGCATTGCGGTCTGAGTAGACTGAC ATTGTCCCATTGCAAGCTCCCGGACATGGTCTGCCGTGACCTGGCTGAGGCCCTGAGAGCGGCCCCTGCCCTGACTGAGCTGGGCCTCCTGCACAACAGTCTCAGCGAGGTGGGCCTGCGGGTGCTGTGTGAGGGCCTGGCCTGGCCCAGGTGCCGAGTACAGACACTCAG GGTGCAGCAGCCTGGCCTCCAGGAAGCACTCCAGTACCTGATCGGCCTG